The Oryzias latipes chromosome 1, ASM223467v1 genome contains a region encoding:
- the dgke gene encoding diacylglycerol kinase epsilon isoform X1, giving the protein MSSDGAEAQGDCGSRREWPLLLWTSLAVVVPVAFVLWCSARRSKRKSSMEEFFRKSKHGWHYTDLFNKPTYCCVCAQHILHGAFCECCGVCVDEQCLRGADRSMPCKEIMAPCGPGGSAEHRWVRGNVPLASYCAVCKQQCGTQPKLCDHRCVWCQTTVHDDCMDSLSTADVCDLGEFRSLIIPPHYLYQVSKLRRRHPDEFSKLGATCGGGWNPILVLANTRSGNNMGEALLGEFRTVLNPVQVFDLSVLPPTKALQLCNLLPPGRVQVLVCGGDGTVGWVLDAIDAMKLKAQDQFIPRVTILPLGTGNDLSNTLGWGAGYAGEIPVEQVLRNILDAEVVQMDRWKVQVASKGVYFRKPKVLSMNNYFSVGPDALMALNFHAHREKTPSFFSSRIINKAVYFLYGTRDCLVQECKDLDKRIELELDGERVELPSLEGIIVCNIGYWGGGCRLWEGMGDEPCPPTRLDDGLLEVVGVFGSFHCAQIQVKMANPVRLGQAHTVRLVLKSSTMPMQVDGEPWAQGPCTITITHKTQALMLYHSSEQTDDEEDETSASEAESLTPQDSPRPPWSPANPT; this is encoded by the exons ATGAGCTCAGACGGGGCAGAGGCGCAGGGCGACTGCGGCTCCCGGCGGGAATGGCCGCTGCTGCTCTGGACCTCCCTGGCCGTCGTGGTTCCGGTCGCCTTCGTTCTGTGGTGCAGCGCGCGGCGCTCCAAGCGGAAAAGCTCCATGGAGGAGTTCTTTCGGAAGAGCAAGCACGGCTGGCACTACACGGACCTGTTCAACAAGCCCACCTACTGCTGCGTCTGCGCCCAGCACATCCTGCACGGCGCCTTCTGCGAGTGCTGCGGCGTGTGCGTGGACGAGCAGTGCCTGCGCGGGGCGGACCGCAGCATGCCGTGCAAAGAGATCATGGCCCCGTGTGGCCCCGGAGGGTCCGCGGAGCACCGCTGGGTCCGGGGGAACGTGCCGCTGGCCAGCTACTGCGCAGTGTGCAAGCAGCAGTGCGGGACGCAGCCCAAGCTCTGCGACCACAG GTGCGTCTGGTGTCAGACGACCGTTCACGATGACTGCATGGACAGCCTTTCCACTGCGGACGTTTGCGACTTGGGCGAATTCCGCAGCCTCATCATCCCCCCCCACTACCTCTACCAGGTCAGCAAGCTCCGCCGCCGCCACCCAGACGAGTTCAGCAAG CTGGGCGCCACCTGCGGCGGTGGCTGGAATCCCATCCTGGTCTTGGCCAACACGCGCAGCGGTAACAACATGGGGGAGGCCCTGCTGGGAGAGTTTCGCACCGTCCTCAACCCCGTTCAG GTGTTTGACCTCTCCGTGCTGCCGCCAACCAAAGCCCTGCAGCTGTGCAACCTCCTGCCCCCCGGCAGGGTGCAGGTGCTGGTGTGCGGGGGGGACGGCACCGTTGGGTGGGTTCTGGATGCCATCGATGCCATGAAGCTGAAG GCTCAAGACCAGTTTATCCCCAGAGTGACCATCCTGCCTTTGGGAACCGGGAACGACCTCTCCAACACGTTGGGGTGGGGGGCCGGGTACGCCGGGGAGATTCCCGTGGAGCAGGTTCTCCGCAACATCCTGGATGCTGAAGTGGTGCAGATGGACAG gTGGAAAGTTCAGGTGGCTTCAAAGGGAGTCTACTTTCGTAAACCAAAG GTCCTGTCCATGAACAACTACTTCTCCGTGGGCCCCGACGCCCTGATGGCGCTGAACTTCCACGCGCACCGCGAGAAAACGCCCTCCTTCTTCTCCAGCCGCATCATAAATAAG GCCGTGTACTTCCTCTACGGCACCAGAGATTGTTTGGTGCAGGAATGTAAAGACCTGGATAAGAGGATTGAG CTGGAGCTGGATGGAGAACGGGTGGAGCTGCCCAGTCTGGAGGGCATCATCGTCTGTAACATCGGCTACTGGGGGGGAGGCTGCAGACTCTGGGAGGGGATGGGAGATGAACCCTGCCCCCCCACTCG GCTGGACGATGGTTTGCTGGAGGTGGTGGGCGTGTTCGGCTCCTTCCACTGCGCACAGATCCAGGTCAAGATGGCCAACCCTGTGCGGCTGGGCCAGGCGCACACTGTCAGG CTGGTTCTGAAGAGCTCCACGATGCCGATGCAGGTGGACGGCGAGCCGTGGGCGCAGGGTCcctgcaccatcaccatcaCCCACAAGACCCAGGCCCTGATGCTGtaccacagctccgagcagaCAGACGACGAAGAGGACGAAACCAGCGCCTCGGAGGCGGAGAGCCTCACCCCTCAAGATTCTCCCAGACCCCCCTGGTCGCCGGCGAATCCAACTTGA
- the c1h17orf67 gene encoding uncharacterized protein C17orf67 homolog: protein MKKLLVFLLCLVVLTLQTDANPVIKESFAKQLLRSKRQERPMKAGHPDEPMREHLLHMQALDQRAQETNLEYWLNPHCPPRCDRNYGHPV from the exons ATGAAGAAGCTGTTGGTGTTTCTGCTCTGCCTGGTCGTGCTGACCCTTCAGACAG ACGCGAACCCGGTCATCAAGGAGAGCTTTGCAAAGCAGCTGCTGCGCAGCAAGAGGCAGGAGCGGCCGATGAAGGCCGGCCACCCCGACGAGCCCATGAGG GAGCATCTGCTGCACATGCAGGCTCTGGACCAGAGGGCCCAGGAGACCAACCTGGAGTACTGGCTGAATCCGCACTGCCCCCCACGCTGTGACAGGAACTATGGACACCCAgtttga
- the dgke gene encoding diacylglycerol kinase epsilon isoform X2, whose protein sequence is MSSDGAEAQGDCGSRREWPLLLWTSLAVVVPVAFVLWCSARRSKRKSSMEEFFRKSKHGWHYTDLFNKPTYCCVCAQHILHGAFCECCGVCVDEQCLRGADRSMPCKEIMAPCGPGGSAEHRWVRGNVPLASYCAVCKQQCGTQPKLCDHRCVWCQTTVHDDCMDSLSTADVCDLGEFRSLIIPPHYLYQVSKLRRRHPDEFSKLGATCGGGWNPILVLANTRSGNNMGEALLGEFRTVLNPVQVFDLSVLPPTKALQLCNLLPPGRVQVLVCGGDGTVGWVLDAIDAMKLKAQDQFIPRVTILPLGTGNDLSNTLGWGAGYAGEIPVEQVLRNILDAEVVQMDRWKVQVASKGVYFRKPKVLSMNNYFSVGPDALMALNFHAHREKTPSFFSSRIINKAVYFLYGTRDCLVQECKDLDKRIELELDGERVELPSLEGIIVCNIGYWGGGCRLWEGMGDEPCPPTRLDDGLLEVVGVFGSFHCAQIQVKMANPVRLGQAHTVRSHDGGVKGPHVAPQTQVADRCSRTLLLFLYFESNSIFLTVGIRSDVKALEKFCRNCMR, encoded by the exons ATGAGCTCAGACGGGGCAGAGGCGCAGGGCGACTGCGGCTCCCGGCGGGAATGGCCGCTGCTGCTCTGGACCTCCCTGGCCGTCGTGGTTCCGGTCGCCTTCGTTCTGTGGTGCAGCGCGCGGCGCTCCAAGCGGAAAAGCTCCATGGAGGAGTTCTTTCGGAAGAGCAAGCACGGCTGGCACTACACGGACCTGTTCAACAAGCCCACCTACTGCTGCGTCTGCGCCCAGCACATCCTGCACGGCGCCTTCTGCGAGTGCTGCGGCGTGTGCGTGGACGAGCAGTGCCTGCGCGGGGCGGACCGCAGCATGCCGTGCAAAGAGATCATGGCCCCGTGTGGCCCCGGAGGGTCCGCGGAGCACCGCTGGGTCCGGGGGAACGTGCCGCTGGCCAGCTACTGCGCAGTGTGCAAGCAGCAGTGCGGGACGCAGCCCAAGCTCTGCGACCACAG GTGCGTCTGGTGTCAGACGACCGTTCACGATGACTGCATGGACAGCCTTTCCACTGCGGACGTTTGCGACTTGGGCGAATTCCGCAGCCTCATCATCCCCCCCCACTACCTCTACCAGGTCAGCAAGCTCCGCCGCCGCCACCCAGACGAGTTCAGCAAG CTGGGCGCCACCTGCGGCGGTGGCTGGAATCCCATCCTGGTCTTGGCCAACACGCGCAGCGGTAACAACATGGGGGAGGCCCTGCTGGGAGAGTTTCGCACCGTCCTCAACCCCGTTCAG GTGTTTGACCTCTCCGTGCTGCCGCCAACCAAAGCCCTGCAGCTGTGCAACCTCCTGCCCCCCGGCAGGGTGCAGGTGCTGGTGTGCGGGGGGGACGGCACCGTTGGGTGGGTTCTGGATGCCATCGATGCCATGAAGCTGAAG GCTCAAGACCAGTTTATCCCCAGAGTGACCATCCTGCCTTTGGGAACCGGGAACGACCTCTCCAACACGTTGGGGTGGGGGGCCGGGTACGCCGGGGAGATTCCCGTGGAGCAGGTTCTCCGCAACATCCTGGATGCTGAAGTGGTGCAGATGGACAG gTGGAAAGTTCAGGTGGCTTCAAAGGGAGTCTACTTTCGTAAACCAAAG GTCCTGTCCATGAACAACTACTTCTCCGTGGGCCCCGACGCCCTGATGGCGCTGAACTTCCACGCGCACCGCGAGAAAACGCCCTCCTTCTTCTCCAGCCGCATCATAAATAAG GCCGTGTACTTCCTCTACGGCACCAGAGATTGTTTGGTGCAGGAATGTAAAGACCTGGATAAGAGGATTGAG CTGGAGCTGGATGGAGAACGGGTGGAGCTGCCCAGTCTGGAGGGCATCATCGTCTGTAACATCGGCTACTGGGGGGGAGGCTGCAGACTCTGGGAGGGGATGGGAGATGAACCCTGCCCCCCCACTCG GCTGGACGATGGTTTGCTGGAGGTGGTGGGCGTGTTCGGCTCCTTCCACTGCGCACAGATCCAGGTCAAGATGGCCAACCCTGTGCGGCTGGGCCAGGCGCACACTGTCAGG AGTCACGATGGAGGGGTCAAagggccacatgtggctccgcaGACCCAGGTTGCAGACCGCTGCTCTAGGacccttttactttttttatactttGAAAGTAACTCAATATTTCTTACTGTTGGAATAAGAAGTGACGTCAAAGCTTTGGAGAAATTTTGTAGAAATTGTATGAGGTGa